The DNA sequence AAACATATTGaagccaataaaaatatatattttcaaataaccACAAAATGTATTGTCTTTCTCTACTTCTCTAATTTTACCCCAACATTCTTTTGCCTTCGCTCTTGACTACACAGAAATGTGTCAGTGCTTTGTTCTATTTGTTGGACAGCAAAAAGGCTTACTAATCTTGTACGAAATAAATATGTGAAAATGATTTGTATCAAGTAATTtacttataaaatatatgaaaatgtaattaaatactTGAATCAAATCAATCCATATAAGTGTCATTCATACCCGTGAAGTTATAAGGATGAGATTTTTCTATGCAAAAATCATGTagaattatcttattttatgttcatgattattttttttaaaaataaattgaatggtTTAAAATGAAAGTTTAGGGGCGTGAGTGTGTCTGAAACCTTACTGGTAAACTTTGATGAGAAAGTTTCCAAGGAATGAATCCAAGCCAGTGTTGTTAAATGGCGGCGCCATGGCGGATTTTCATGGCGGTTTTTCGAAAAAACGCCACCGAATAGCGGTGGCGTGGCGGGTTTGGGATGGCGGCGTCATGGCGGCCGCCATAGCCATGGCGGTCGTGGCGGTTATGGCGGGGTGGCGAAAAATGGCGTCCCTCCCGCACCCAGCCGCGTCCCTCTCGCACCCCACACGCGCACCCAGCCGCGACACCCGCAGCCGCACGCGCACGCAGCCGCGACGACCTCCGGCAGCGACGCACCGGCACAAGCGGCGGCGACGAGCTCCGGCAGCGACGCATCTGTCACGAACGGCGGCCTGCAGCGAGGAGTTCTCGCGGAGAAGATGAAGCTGCTGTCGCGAAGAAGAAGGCGtcgcgaagaagaagaaggcgtaggttttagttttatttttgctGTTTGACACCCCCTGTTTTCTGTCTGcagctttttttttccttttgctatttgacacctctttttacttttaacagtcccattttttttttcgtatttgacaccacaatttttttttctgttcagtCCTCTTTTAAATGGCTGAGTTTATTTGAActctttaatgagtttatttggtgtttgtacttgattattgtatgaactcatgaaacttttttagtttatttgaatgcaatcctttgtttttttcaatttcaatgagtttatatgtatgttttttttttttttggtccgcCATGACATCCGCCATTTTCCGCTACGCCATCCGCCAtatttttatggcggattttttactttccgccatgaaccgccatccgccattaacaacattgaTCCAAGCTTGGTTCAGTCTAGGTTCTTGTAAATTGTGAATATTGGTAGTGGAGAGATATGTGCATTTGTTTATGTTGTATTGCAAAGATCttatcaagaaaaaaatcttGTCATCTGTTCAGGTTCTCTGATTTAACTGGGACTGATTATAGTGAAAGGGCCATCAGCCTTGCCCAAAGCCTTGCTAATCGTGATGGATTTTCCAACGTCAAATTTTTGGTATGTTCTAAttttagtgtgtgtgtgtgtgtgtgtgaatatgCATGTGCATCTCTAAATGCATagttttatttaactattttctTCTTGTGTATAACATGAGTAGTAGTTATTTTGCTTTGTGTATACCATAGTAGGGGCTTCAACAGTAAACTAAGTGCATGTAAACTATGAACCTGGTGGAAGAAGGGCTAACACGATGAATTATGttactaaaataagaaaaaaaatggaggaaTTCTGAATAAATGGAAGAGGGGACAATAATAGGAGAAGTACTGAAATGTCTGAGTTTTGTTTCAGCTTAACTGGGGCATGTACACACACATGAGCACAAAACACAAACCgtaaataacaaattttcttttaattaaactgagagaaaataaaagaggaagTGCTGTAGAACTTTTTGTCTCTCTTGAGGagtaaataacaaattttcatCCCTACAAGAAGCTTTCTTAAACAACTTTATTAACTTAGCTAGTAGCTGGCTTATATTTCTTAACACTATCACATTTCGTAGTGTTTTGTTGTATTTGATAAATTGCATGGAGTTTTTACCTTCAAGTTGTTTCTTGGCATCCCCTTTTTGCATACAAGACATTACTTATTATCTTATATTATTGACATGTCTAATGCATAATATTGGCTTTGATTATTTTAAGGTTGATGATGTCCTCGAGACAAAGTTGGAACAAGAGTTTCGACTTGTCATGGATAAAGGGACACTAGATGCTATTGGATTGCATCCTGATGGTCCTGTCAAGAGGTAAGAGAAAATACTATCTTGTGTCCACGGTTCTATTATAATTCTATTGAAATGATGTTATTTTGCTTTATCAAACTATGTTTAACATTTCTTTCTTGCTTTACTTTCTGCATATTATAGTCTAATTGCATGGTACTGAGGAATTATATTATCACTTTCTCAATTTCAGAATGATGTATTGGGATTCTGTTTCGAGGTTGGTTGCATCTGGTGGAATACTTGTAAGcactttaaaatttattcaaagcTACTGTTGAATGTTTAAATTTACTACCAAATTGTAGAGGCTTGTGGGTCTTGGCATGAAATTACAAAGTGGGattctttttattcattaaaaaagaagccattattattttgatcttgTTTACTGCTTGTTCATGAATATATAGTTGCAGCAGCTCTTAGTACCTAATAATGCTTGTTCTTATGGACTTTCTCCTTGTTGGATGTAAGGTGATCACATCATGTAACAATACAAAGGATGAATTGGTACAAGAAGTGGAGAGTTTCAACCAACGAAAAATTGCTACTGCACAGGAACTTGGGGCAGTGAAGGACGAGGAACCGTGCAGAGAGCCCCCATTTCAGTATGTAAATCATGTCCGCACATATCCGACATTCATGTTTGGTGGATCTGTAGGCTCCCGTGTTGCAACCGTGGCATTCCTTCGAAAATGAAAATGTTGTCATTTGTTATGATTAAGGTCTCTGGTCGGATGGATTTGAAGTTGTTCCTAACTGTTGTGTCAAACAGTAAATATCTTTTTGCGATTTATGTGAAGTTCCATTACCTCTCCTTCTTGGGTGAATAGTAGTTATCATTCGGAGTTTATACTCTATAATTAGTAAGGAGAAAATACAGTTAGTTCAGCGTAGCAAAAGATTTTGTTATTCTGGTTCTTTTGTGATTCTGATTACGAGGTCGATGAAACTATATGGGAATTTTGTGTTTACCATGTTTGACCAgactttcttttcttaaatgttttttattttatttttgtgttcattgtttttgttttttcttgagTTCAAAGTgggaatttagttttttttttacaagaaagaaaaaaaatatcataaaggaAATTCAATTACTAGGTTTATGCTAACCCAATTTGGTTTAAAtattaacaaagaaagaaataaaaataagtaaaataaataaaactaatgggTTTAATAAAGTAGCAGTTGACTTAAGCATAAATGggtttaataaaagaaaaaagaaaaaagaaggttgAATGAACTGAATTGAACCAGAAAAAAAGAACTAAGATAACAAGGCCATCATAATTGAGGTGCACTGTACAATGTTGGAGTGAATGTGTTTTTTCTGAGAAAGTGATAGTGGATACTAAAAGGTGAAAACAATGAGATGGCAGTTGCTTCCTGCAccaatttggatttttttttttcctttaatctgAATATCAAGAATTCAGagtataattttacattattgtcCGATTTGAAAAGATtaatgttagacaagtggcctcagatatcttaagaagggggggggttgaattaagatattccaaactatttcccctaattaaaaatctattttactttttttttactcaagttatgaattcccttaatgacaatcttcttaaatattaattcaaatgaagcaacttgaatatgaatataaagcaataataaataaaggagattaagggaagagaaaatgcaaactcagttttatactggttcggccacacccttgtgcctacgtccagtccccaagcaacccgcttgagagttccactaacttgtaaattccttttacaagttctaaacacacaaggacaacccttcctttgtgtttagagatcctttacaacaagagactcacagtctcttaatcccttagagaatgagaagaagaagaggaacaaatctctctagaaagagatggattttacagattgagcactcaattaattccttaatgaattgcaattgaattggccaaggaattcttaagaggataaaatgaaattgctctttgagaggataaacactttgttgttctgaaaatctctgagcaatttcgtgtttaagtcacatatatatagaccattggtggtcatgagtaaagcctttgaaaagttgtgactcttgaaattatttttctgaaattcctgtctggtaatcgattacagtaattgtgtaatcgattacagcttttaaaatttgaattaaaacgtttactaactgctggtaatcgattaccaaaagtgtgtaatcgattacacagtctaaaatttcgaattcaaatttttatagctgttataaaaggtatttggccactggtaatcgattacatcctctggtaatcgattaccagagagtaaaacctttgaaaaacactttttattttaaatcacttggccaaacctttgctaattcaattaggaattcccttcctaatatcctagtgatcatcttgatgttgtgccttgtaatcttgaagtattgtcttgaattttaatcttgaaaagcccatttgcatcaattgcaacacatcatcatgatcatcatcaaaacatcaaagccaattgcatctacaattaAAAGGTGTAGGAAGTCCTTTTTTAAGTGCAGGAAGTAACTCCCCAATGAGTGTGTCATATCCTAATTTCATCCAGGGTTCATTGTTTGTTAGCATGTGACCTTCATTTGGGATGTTTCGGAGAAAAATTGGCAAAAAAACACGAAAATGGGAGTGTATTTCGCAAAGTGGGGGTGTGTAAATAGACTGTTACACCCTAATTTTATTTGGGACCGTTGTTGATCgcttcggaaggcttaacacccatcgtcgtggaatccgtaaagttctgtaaggTTTTGGAAGGAAAACAgccaaaaaaacacaaaacaaggggtgaacttatcaagatagggtgtaaatagcaatttagAATCTAGGCCATTACAGAGCATTTTGGAagctgggttgcttaaggaggaagcaacctagctcgcctgggcgagctgggtggcaacctcctcccccgttttgttgaaaaatggcttCCGgagcttccgtaatgcttccataAAATTCTCGTAACTctaaataagaatatttcacttaaaatgggtgagaaggaagagaaaaaagaagaaaatcaagtccaatATATTTCCATAACTTTTTCGTGAATTACGTAAAAGAGGGGGTGAACTttgtaaaatggggggtgcattaGGAAATTTCCTGAGAAAGCAActtgctcgcctaggcgagctgggcggcaagcaccacacctcttttctataaataggtcGAGGAGGACTGTTCCAAAGGGTCTCTGATCCCTATGTTATGTATTTtaactgttttgggtgaaaaaatgtattttcgtgaagaaaattcaagccgaggtgcttccgtaacgcttcagAGACGTTTCTGTGAgcaatttcgtgaagattttccgaCGTTTCGAAATccaagactttcaattcatttcttgttttgttagctttcatcttcatttcgttcactttcgattttcttttcttccgtttttaacgagctttaaccgatcgtttaagccgttatctcgcctaataaatgataaaatgaatttcaactgatcatttgtgttgtaatgtcatttaatcactgtaaaagcaaaatctaaccgattgttcacgttgtaacctcggttaaataaaaaaaaggcaaataataataaaataatcaaaatatcttgaaaaaaataataaaaaaataatcaaaaatatcaatcagacatttttctttaaaagttttcttgaatgaattgactaataatcaaagtaaaactaaggctaaaatcagcTCACaaaccaagttttgtgcaaaagtcactcaaaactattttaaggtccaacgccttctTTGCTTGTATTGATTAACATgaaccgttcaaaagcataaaatcaacacataactttaccgcttttcgcaagaactacgtaggtttgatttcctcattgcaattgaggatacgtaggagcaaaagccccgcttttgtcgaccaccccaagagatcgttaatggtccaatgtcttaacatttctctcctttcaaaaaccaagagatcgttaatggtccaacgccttaaagtttctctcctttcaaaaaccaagagatcgttaatggtccaacgccttaacgtttctccccatttaaaaaatcaaaagatcgtttaaaggttcaatgccttaaacgacttttgttcggttaaaatatatcttgcaaaaaaagataaaaacaacttaaccaacgtttagttctgcaagaactacataggtctgatttccttatcgcaattgaggatacgtaggagcaaaagtttcgcttttgtcaaccaccccaagagatcgttaatggtccaacgccttaatgtttctcttctttcaaaaaccaagagatcgttattggtccaacgccttaacctTTCTCCCccttccaaaaatcaaaagatcgtttaaaggttcaatgccttaaacgacttttgttcggttaaaatatatcatgcaaaaaaagataaaaataacttaaccaatgtttagttctgcaagaactacgtagatctgatttcctcatcacaattgaggaatacgtaggagcgagggaaatacccttgtcgatcacaaaaagataaaaaatacaaaaaggcccataaaaagcaaaaaaacataaaaaggggaaaatacataaaaacagaAAGAGGGGAAAATACGTAGTTTTGAAGttatatttgcacacttgattgaaggATGTCGTCCCTTGTAACaaacgcgtggggtgctaataccttcctcgtgcataaaaacaactcccgaacctttcacgattaaagttcgcaGACCACATGTTTTGGTTTTTCCCGACATTTTCCTTGAATAAGTGTTGGTGTTGACTTTGCACGTTCTctttccttggaagacgcacccttgagtctcgcgtcgccctcccgccgaaaggtaggttgcgacagagtGTTGTACAATGTAGGTGGGTGTCATGTTCCCATTGTTGGATAAAAAATGGAATAAGAGAGGACACAAGGGTTGATTGACTAAAAGGGCTAACTTTTTTATGGAAACAAACCACGTGCTTGGTTCAAATCAAATCTTCTAGGATGAAATTTGTGCACCAAGAGCAACAACCCATAACGAGTTTTTAATTTCGTTCGAATCTCGGTTTACAGAACTCAGATTTGAGTGATTccaaaacaagaagaaagatGATGCTCTGAACTACAATTTAAGGTCTAGAAACACTAAAAATAGACTCGTAAAATGTGTAGAACGAACCTGAGAAAATTCAGACTGAAGGCACAATCTGAAGAATGTCGAAAGTGTAGACATGAACAGAAACGTggaaaatagaaaatcaaagaGGCGCCATAAACAACGAGGTTTGATAAGCCTAGAGGATCGCCACAAGAATTGGGTGAATTCCTGATAAGATTAGTTGGTTCAAGGGAGAACCCTAGCAGAGACAAAGCTCACACTTTTGCCAAAACAACAATTATCCTCTTCATTCAGTTCCAAAAGCTTTTATACAAATTAGTTctcaaaaaaataagagaaatgtaAAATCCCAAGGTCTAAAATTGGGCTTTCATTCCAAGCATTCAACACATAGGACTAGCAAATCTCCCTTGTGGGCCTCTCCCTGCATTTGAACTGCCCTTACAATAGTCACCATATGTTCCACAGCTTCTTGGGCCTTTTTTGTTCTTGCTCTTATCATGGGTCCTCCTATGTCTTGTATTGGGTCTTGGGCTTCCATCTGGTCTTGGGCCTGGATCTGGTGGTTGTCATGGGCTTGGGCTTTAATGTCCACATCATCCCCTCCTTCTTGACAAGCATTTGCCCTCAAATCTCTGAAGTCATCACCTGCATCGAAAAGAGTGAGATCAACTACATTAAAAGTAGCACTTACCCCATATTCTCTTGGCAAATCAATTTTGTAGGCATTATCATTGATCCTGGCCAGTACTTGAAATGGACCATCTCCTCTTGGCATGAGCTTGGACTTCCTTTGGGAAGGGAACCACTCTTTCCTGAAatgtacccaaacccaatcactTCGTTCAAATGTTACCTTTTTCCTTCCTTTGTTTGCATATTTTGCATACCCTtccattttcttctcaattTGGGACTTGACTTTCTCATGCATCTTCTTGACATATTCGGCTTTGACCTACCCAAACTTATCTTTAAATTATGAAATGTCAGGTAAAGGCAACAAATCCAAAGGAGTTAAAgggttaaaaccataaacaattTCAAAAGGTGACAATTGAGTAGTACTATGCACAACCCTATTACAAGCAAATTCCACATGTGGTAAACACTCTTCCCAAgtcttaatatttttcttaataacaGCCCTAAGAAGAGTAGAAAGATTTATGTTGACCACCTCGGTTTTCCCATAAGTTTGAGGATGACATGTAGTTGAAAACAATAGCTTAGTACCTATTTTCCCccacaaagtcctccaaaaatggTTAAGAAATTTAGAGTCACGGTCACTTACAATACTCCGAGGCAACCCATGCAATCTTACtacttccttgaaaaataaatcaacaacatggcaagcatcatccaccttctTGCAGGATATAAAATGAGCCATCTTAGAAAACCTATCAACCACCACAAAAATTGAGTCCTTTCCTCCCTTGGACCGAGGCAAACCAAAAACAAAGTCCATAGAAATATCAATCCAAGGATGTTCAGGAATAGGTAATGAAGTATACAAACCATGTGGCTTGACTTTAGATTTAGCCTTTTTGCTAACAAGACACTTATTACATAATGAATGCACATCAGATTTCATGTGAGGCCAGTAAAAATGCTCATGCAAGATATCATATATCTTTTGAActccaaaatgccccattaacCCCCCCTTCATGAGCCTCTTTAATAAGAACTTCCTTGATGGAACTCTTAGGCACACAAAGTCTCTTATCCTTAACCAAATAACCATCATGTTTAAAATACCCATCAAATGCAATAGGATAACATGTTTGGTAAATATGTGAAAAATCAGCATCATGTTCATATAATTCCTTAATGCACTCAAAACCTAGAAACTTAGCTTCAAGAGTATATAGTAAAGCATAACTGCGTGACAAAGCATCAGCAACCACCTCAGATGCATCGCATTCAAGTTCAAAGGATTTAGCAAAGTTAGGCAAAGCAAGTATGGGTGCATTTGTTAATTTCTCTTTCAGgacaaaaaatgttttctcttGTTCCTCTCCCCATTTAAATCTTGCATGTTTCATAACTAGTTCATTAAGAGGTGCAACAATAGTACTAATGTCCTTCACAAACCTCCTATAGAAACTAGCTAAGCCATGGAAACTTCTCACTTCACTCACATTCTTAGGAATTGGCCACTCTTGGattgcttttattttctctttatctaCATGCACTCTACTAGAGTTAACCACAAATCCTAAGAACACAACATGATCTTTACAAAACGTGCACTTTTCCAAATTTGCATACAACCTTTGTTTTCGAAGCACATGCAAAATAGATTTTAAATGTTGCAAATGTTCATCCAAGTTTTTTCTATACACAAGAATGTCATCAAAGTACACAACCACAAATTTTCCTAAGAACTCTCTCAAAACATGGTTCATTAACCTCAT is a window from the Glycine max cultivar Williams 82 chromosome 2, Glycine_max_v4.0, whole genome shotgun sequence genome containing:
- the LOC113000385 gene encoding uncharacterized protein, with product MHEKVKSQIEKKMEGYAKYANKGRKKVTFERSDWVWVHFRKEWFPSQRKSKLMPRGDGPFQVLARINDNAYKIDLPREYGVSATFNVVDLTLFDAGDDFRDLRANACQEGGDDVDIKAQAHDNHQIQAQDQMEAQDPIQDIGGPMIRARTKKAQEAVEHMVTIVRAVQMQGEAHKGDLLVLCVECLE